In one window of Skermanella rosea DNA:
- the ybaL gene encoding YbaL family putative K(+) efflux transporter, whose product MPHETTLITTIVMGLVLAFAGGFIASKLKLPPLVGYLLAGVAVGPFTPGFVADEKLAGQLAEIGVILLMFGVGLHFSIKDLLAVRRIAIPGAMGQIAVATALGVGIAHLWGWSFGAGLVFGLALSVASTVVLLRALEERNTLDSVNGRIAVGWLIVEDLAMVLTLVLLPAFAGILGDGPRSPAGHVSGGDLALTLGLTLGKVALFLALVLIVGRRVVPWVFEQVARIGSRELFTLSVLATALGIAFGSAELFGVSFALGAFFAGVILSESDFSHQAAADSLPLQDAFAVLFFVSVGMLFDPSILVNEPFAVLAVVLVIVLGKSLAAFGIVLAFGYPVATALTVSASLAQIGEFSFILAGLGVVLGLLPAEGRDLILAGALLSITLNPLVFAVLDRLGAWLRRHPHLTARLEHQGCEALSVLPDDDDGGPTDHAVIVGYGRVGSVIGAGLKAEGLPIVVIDQDRRRVEDLRARGVPAIYGDASTPGVLEEACIARARLLLIATPEGYQTRRIIELARQINTKIDTAVRTHSESEVAYLEQQGIGVAIMGERELAFGLMEYALRSLGVSQYRTQVTVQKFRTAGDGGAFERHGDLEPRRSAPELRQHREAEQVIEG is encoded by the coding sequence ATGCCCCATGAGACCACCCTCATCACGACCATCGTCATGGGCCTGGTCCTCGCCTTCGCCGGCGGCTTCATCGCAAGCAAACTGAAACTGCCTCCGCTTGTCGGCTATCTGCTGGCCGGCGTCGCCGTCGGCCCCTTCACCCCGGGCTTCGTGGCGGATGAGAAGCTGGCGGGCCAGCTTGCCGAGATCGGCGTGATTTTGCTCATGTTCGGCGTCGGCCTGCATTTCTCGATCAAGGACCTGCTGGCGGTGCGCCGGATCGCCATTCCCGGCGCGATGGGGCAGATCGCGGTCGCTACGGCGCTCGGGGTCGGTATCGCTCACCTGTGGGGCTGGTCGTTCGGCGCCGGCCTTGTATTCGGCCTGGCGCTCTCGGTCGCCAGCACGGTCGTGCTCCTGCGTGCTCTCGAAGAGCGCAATACCCTCGACTCGGTCAACGGCCGCATCGCCGTCGGCTGGCTGATCGTCGAGGACCTTGCCATGGTGCTGACCCTGGTTCTCCTTCCGGCCTTTGCCGGTATCCTGGGCGACGGCCCCCGCAGCCCGGCCGGGCATGTCAGCGGCGGCGACCTTGCCCTGACGCTTGGCCTGACCCTCGGCAAGGTGGCCCTGTTCCTGGCGCTCGTCCTGATCGTCGGCAGGCGCGTCGTTCCCTGGGTGTTCGAGCAGGTCGCCCGGATCGGTTCCCGGGAACTGTTCACGCTCTCCGTGCTCGCAACAGCACTAGGCATCGCCTTCGGCTCGGCCGAGCTGTTCGGGGTGTCGTTCGCCCTCGGGGCGTTCTTCGCCGGCGTGATCCTCAGCGAGTCCGATTTCAGCCACCAGGCGGCGGCGGACTCGCTGCCGCTGCAGGACGCCTTCGCCGTCCTGTTCTTCGTCTCGGTCGGCATGCTGTTCGACCCCTCGATCCTGGTGAACGAGCCGTTCGCCGTCCTGGCCGTCGTGCTTGTGATCGTCCTCGGCAAGTCGCTCGCCGCGTTCGGCATCGTCCTGGCATTCGGCTATCCCGTGGCGACCGCCCTGACGGTGTCGGCCAGCCTGGCGCAGATCGGCGAGTTCTCGTTCATCCTCGCCGGGCTGGGCGTGGTGCTCGGTCTGCTGCCGGCCGAAGGGCGCGATCTGATCCTGGCCGGCGCGTTGCTGTCGATCACGCTCAACCCCCTGGTCTTCGCGGTGCTTGATCGTCTCGGCGCCTGGCTGAGGCGTCACCCGCACCTCACCGCCCGGCTGGAGCATCAGGGCTGCGAGGCATTGTCGGTCCTCCCTGACGACGATGACGGCGGCCCCACGGATCACGCCGTCATCGTCGGTTACGGGCGCGTCGGCAGCGTCATCGGAGCGGGCCTGAAGGCGGAAGGCTTGCCTATCGTGGTGATCGACCAGGACCGACGCCGGGTCGAGGATCTGCGGGCCCGCGGCGTGCCGGCGATCTACGGCGATGCATCGACGCCTGGCGTGCTGGAGGAAGCGTGTATCGCTCGAGCCCGGCTGCTCCTGATCGCCACGCCCGAGGGATACCAGACGCGCCGGATCATCGAGCTGGCCCGCCAGATCAACACGAAGATAGACACCGCGGTGCGGACCCACAGCGAGAGCGAGGTCGCGTATCTCGAGCAGCAGGGGATCGGGGTGGCGATCATGGGCGAGCGCGAGCTGGCGTTCGGCCTGATGGAATACGCGCTGCGCAGCCTTGGTGTGTCCCAGTACAGGACCCAGGTAACCGTCCAGAAGTTCAGGACTGCCGGAGACGGCGGGGCGTTCGAGCGCCATGGCGATCTTGAGCCAAGACGCAGCGCGCCCGAGCTGCGTCAGCACCGGGAGGCCGAACAGGTCATTGAAGGCTGA
- a CDS encoding Na+/H+ antiporter subunit C, producing the protein MELILALGIGVLTGSGVWLLLRPRTFQVIIGLSLLSYAVNLFIFSTGGLRTGAAPVLDKGMAGDLALQADPVPQALVLTAIVIGFATTALFLVLLLAARGLTGTDHVDGKEPER; encoded by the coding sequence ATGGAGCTTATCCTGGCTCTCGGCATCGGCGTGCTCACCGGATCCGGCGTCTGGCTGCTGCTGCGGCCGCGCACTTTCCAGGTGATCATCGGCCTCTCACTGCTGTCCTACGCCGTCAACCTGTTCATCTTCTCGACCGGCGGGCTCCGCACGGGGGCCGCCCCGGTGCTTGATAAGGGCATGGCGGGAGACCTTGCCCTGCAGGCCGACCCGGTGCCCCAGGCACTGGTCCTCACCGCCATCGTGATCGGCTTCGCCACGACGGCGCTGTTCCTCGTCCTGCTTCTCGCCGCGCGCGGCCTGACCGGGACCGACCACGTTGACGGAAAGGAGCCGGAGCGTTGA
- a CDS encoding SDR family NAD(P)-dependent oxidoreductase has product MSRVLEGKVAVITGASTGIGRAVSERYLAAGARIVVFARDREGLEAIRATDPDAVLVVAGDVTKTADLQRLVDDTVLHYGNVDIVVPNAGMAKVVSFADSTEEAIHEQFSVNFVGAVQTARLFLPHINQGGSILFNTSFLTQVGFPGLAIYSASKAALKSVTQTLAAELAPQGIRVNAIAPGPIATPLWGKVGLQPDTLQAVAEQINARLMPGQFGKPEDIAEMAVFLASDGARNIYGQEIVIDGGYTVG; this is encoded by the coding sequence ATGTCGAGGGTGCTCGAGGGAAAAGTTGCCGTCATTACCGGTGCCAGCACCGGGATCGGTCGGGCGGTTTCCGAGCGCTACCTGGCCGCAGGCGCGCGCATAGTCGTTTTCGCTCGCGACCGGGAAGGGCTGGAGGCGATCCGTGCCACCGATCCGGATGCTGTTCTCGTCGTTGCCGGCGACGTCACAAAGACAGCCGACTTGCAGAGGTTAGTGGACGATACCGTATTACACTACGGCAACGTCGATATAGTCGTGCCGAACGCCGGCATGGCCAAGGTGGTGTCCTTCGCGGACAGCACCGAGGAGGCGATCCACGAGCAATTCAGCGTCAACTTCGTGGGCGCCGTGCAGACCGCCCGGCTGTTCCTGCCGCACATCAATCAGGGCGGTTCGATCCTGTTCAACACCAGCTTCCTGACCCAGGTCGGCTTTCCCGGGCTTGCCATCTACAGCGCCAGCAAGGCGGCTCTGAAATCGGTTACCCAGACGCTGGCGGCCGAACTGGCGCCGCAGGGTATCCGCGTCAACGCGATCGCGCCCGGGCCGATCGCCACCCCTCTGTGGGGCAAGGTTGGACTTCAGCCGGACACGCTGCAGGCCGTTGCGGAACAGATCAACGCCAGGCTGATGCCCGGCCAGTTCGGCAAGCCCGAGGATATCGCCGAGATGGCCGTTTTCCTCGCTTCCGACGGCGCCCGCAACATCTACGGCCAGGAGATCGTAATCGACGGCGGCTATACGGTCGGCTAA
- a CDS encoding DUF6522 family protein: MTKLQTGLTEIIGRKVAGHDTAGDLVFDAEAVAPLLGLAPGFFMEELRKGVLYQMYERGTEEDIGRSRVTFRYRAQQFVLTMDSHGRVLDVA, from the coding sequence ATGACGAAATTGCAAACAGGTCTGACAGAGATCATCGGCAGGAAGGTAGCCGGGCATGATACGGCCGGGGATCTCGTCTTCGATGCCGAGGCTGTCGCACCGCTCCTGGGCCTGGCACCTGGATTCTTCATGGAGGAACTGAGAAAGGGCGTTCTCTATCAAATGTACGAGCGAGGAACGGAGGAGGACATAGGCAGAAGCAGGGTGACGTTTCGCTATCGGGCGCAGCAATTCGTTCTGACGATGGACTCCCACGGGCGCGTGCTCGATGTCGCCTGA
- a CDS encoding cytochrome c oxidase subunit 3 family protein produces the protein MSPEEDPNTWPRERLPSSSEFASPDQGGQAEAADWGPLSSLPGNPMMWILILGELAVFGALFVGFAVARALDPVSFNASQAHLDGLLGGLNTMVLVTSGWLVAVAVQRRASSPIVPNRSHRAAMLGAMAFGGVFLAIKVVEYADKIGQGFTPETDMFFQLYYLMTGFHALHVVMGLIILGIVTWRDSPENMETGAAFWHMVDLIWVLLYPLVYLLR, from the coding sequence ATGTCGCCTGAGGAGGATCCGAACACCTGGCCGCGAGAGCGCCTCCCTTCCTCCAGCGAATTCGCTTCCCCCGACCAGGGCGGGCAGGCCGAAGCCGCCGACTGGGGGCCGCTGTCCAGTCTGCCCGGCAATCCCATGATGTGGATCCTGATCCTGGGTGAGTTGGCGGTGTTCGGCGCCCTGTTCGTCGGGTTCGCGGTGGCGCGTGCTCTTGACCCGGTGAGTTTCAATGCCTCGCAGGCCCATCTGGACGGTCTTCTCGGCGGGTTGAACACCATGGTCCTCGTGACCAGCGGCTGGCTCGTCGCTGTCGCCGTCCAGCGCAGGGCGTCGAGCCCAATCGTACCGAACCGTAGCCACCGGGCGGCCATGCTGGGCGCCATGGCATTCGGCGGGGTGTTCCTCGCGATCAAGGTCGTGGAATACGCCGACAAGATCGGCCAGGGGTTCACACCCGAAACCGACATGTTCTTTCAGCTCTACTACCTGATGACCGGCTTTCACGCGCTGCACGTGGTCATGGGCCTGATTATCCTGGGCATAGTCACCTGGCGTGACAGTCCGGAGAACATGGAAACCGGTGCCGCCTTCTGGCACATGGTTGACCTGATCTGGGTGCTGCTCTACCCCCTGGTATATCTGCTGAGGTGA
- a CDS encoding K+/H+ antiporter subunit F gives MSAALLTWSIFLAQILLVLAMGCAVYRLLRGPRAQDRVLGLDTLYVNAIMLLLTFGMRTGSTLYFEAALIIALLGFVATAALAKFLMRGEVIE, from the coding sequence ATGAGTGCGGCGCTGCTGACCTGGTCCATTTTCCTGGCTCAGATCCTGCTGGTCCTGGCGATGGGTTGTGCTGTGTACAGGTTGCTGCGGGGGCCGCGCGCCCAGGACCGGGTGCTCGGGCTCGATACCCTGTATGTCAATGCCATCATGCTGCTGCTGACGTTCGGCATGCGCACCGGGAGCACGCTGTACTTCGAAGCGGCGCTGATCATAGCATTGCTCGGCTTCGTCGCGACGGCGGCGCTGGCGAAGTTCCTCATGCGCGGAGAGGTGATCGAATGA
- a CDS encoding pentapeptide repeat-containing protein, producing the protein MRAFVLSALVLLNTDVAVAQQTIRGCEIKPRTGCAGGDLSGQNLLNADLAGADLSNVNLSGADLRGADLYRADLSGADLSNANLSNAILNRSDLSGANLSGADLTAAQIRAADMSRANLTGADLKRVELTYTNLTGVTWVDGRTCAEGSSGDCK; encoded by the coding sequence ATGCGGGCTTTTGTCCTTTCGGCTCTCGTGCTACTCAATACCGATGTCGCTGTGGCGCAGCAGACCATCCGAGGCTGCGAAATAAAGCCTCGCACGGGTTGCGCGGGGGGCGACCTCTCCGGACAGAATCTGTTGAATGCGGACTTGGCCGGTGCCGATCTGTCAAATGTAAACTTGTCCGGAGCCGATCTCCGTGGGGCGGATCTATACCGGGCGGACCTGTCAGGTGCCGATCTTTCGAATGCGAACCTGTCCAATGCGATACTAAATCGCTCTGATTTGTCTGGCGCGAACCTTTCCGGCGCCGATCTTACCGCAGCCCAGATCCGCGCCGCCGATATGAGCCGAGCAAACCTCACCGGCGCCGACCTCAAGCGCGTCGAGTTGACCTACACCAATTTGACAGGGGTTACTTGGGTGGACGGACGCACCTGCGCGGAAGGATCAAGTGGTGACTGCAAGTGA
- a CDS encoding Na+/H+ antiporter subunit E, whose amino-acid sequence MRRWLPFPVLTVGLLALWLLLSGSMAPGTIILGGALAIGAAQALTALDPPKTRFRRPRAALRLALVVLAEVVRSNNAVARIILRPGARHRRSGFVRIPLDMRAPYGLAALACIITATPGTIWVEYDSADNTMLLHVLDLIDEEEWVRIIKNRYETRLMEIFE is encoded by the coding sequence ATGAGACGGTGGCTTCCCTTCCCCGTATTGACCGTCGGCCTGCTCGCCCTGTGGCTGCTCCTCTCCGGGAGCATGGCACCGGGAACCATTATCCTGGGCGGCGCGCTGGCGATCGGCGCTGCCCAGGCGCTGACGGCACTCGATCCGCCGAAGACCAGGTTCCGAAGGCCTCGTGCTGCCCTCAGGCTCGCGCTGGTGGTGCTGGCTGAAGTCGTCCGCTCCAACAATGCCGTCGCCAGGATCATCCTCCGTCCGGGGGCGCGGCATCGGAGATCGGGGTTCGTACGGATCCCGCTCGACATGCGCGCCCCTTACGGACTCGCCGCGCTGGCCTGCATCATCACGGCCACGCCCGGCACGATCTGGGTGGAGTACGACTCCGCCGACAACACCATGCTTCTGCACGTCCTCGACCTGATCGACGAGGAGGAGTGGGTCCGGATCATCAAGAACCGCTATGAGACGCGGCTGATGGAGATATTCGAATGA
- the mnhG gene encoding monovalent cation/H(+) antiporter subunit G, translating into MTHAADLPIWAALPTALLLLLGAGLTLTGSLGLLRLGSFYDRIHAPTLGTTLGIGCVLLASMLFFSVLQTRLVLHELLIAVLMVVTTPVTLMLLARAALYRDRSEGCDEVPLPPPPLPPDFPDGSPQPPVNTSATVIARESESAKNAAPVQSDSSL; encoded by the coding sequence ATGACCCATGCCGCGGACCTTCCGATCTGGGCGGCGCTGCCGACAGCACTGCTCCTTCTGCTCGGCGCCGGCCTGACGCTGACCGGCTCGCTCGGACTGCTGCGGCTCGGAAGCTTCTACGATCGGATCCACGCGCCGACGCTGGGCACGACGCTGGGGATCGGCTGCGTGCTGCTCGCTTCGATGCTGTTCTTCTCCGTGCTTCAGACGCGCTTGGTGCTGCACGAGCTGCTGATCGCGGTCCTCATGGTCGTCACCACGCCGGTCACGCTGATGCTGCTGGCACGCGCGGCACTGTACCGTGACCGCAGCGAAGGCTGCGACGAGGTTCCGCTACCGCCGCCACCTTTGCCGCCCGACTTTCCCGATGGCTCTCCCCAGCCGCCCGTAAACACGAGCGCCACAGTCATCGCGCGGGAGAGTGAGAGCGCGAAAAACGCTGCCCCCGTGCAGTCAGATAGTAGTCTTTGA
- a CDS encoding monovalent cation/H+ antiporter subunit D, with product MNGWMDHLTIAPIVIPLLAGTLMLLIGERRRPLKAAVGISSALLQLAAAILLLLLADGAIPGADTAAVRVYRLGDWPSLFGIVLVLDRLSALMLVLTGVLGLAALVFSLAHWQRAGAHFHPLFQFQLMGLNGAFLTGDLFNLFVFFEVMLAASYGLALHGSGTARVRAGLHYVAINLLASLLFLIGVSMIYGLAGTLNMADLAGRIAGLRGEDRALVEAGAAILGIAFLVKAGMWPMGFWLPTTYAAAGTASAAIISILSKVGIYAVLRLWLLLFGESAGDSAGFGGTWLFFGGLLTIAFGSVAVLATQNMARLAGATILVSSGTLLAAIGTGQVAVTGGALFYLASSVPAIAAFFLLIELVERGREVGADVLAVTREAFGEAEEEDLDEEEEVGVAIPATMAILGMGFIGCALLLAGLPPLSGFLAKFAMLAPLLGSGDGVPSTAWVLLAALILSGLATIVAMSRAGIDAFWASPADEVPRVQVTEIAPIMLLLALCLVLTIQAGPALRYMEATAQSLHMPRDYVRNVLPALQATEQAGRGAP from the coding sequence TTGAACGGCTGGATGGACCACCTGACGATCGCGCCGATTGTCATCCCGCTCCTGGCGGGAACGCTGATGCTGCTGATCGGCGAACGGCGGCGCCCGCTCAAGGCGGCGGTCGGCATTTCATCGGCGCTCCTGCAGCTCGCCGCGGCGATCCTGCTGCTGCTCTTGGCGGACGGCGCGATCCCGGGTGCGGATACCGCCGCGGTGCGCGTGTACCGGCTCGGCGACTGGCCCTCGCTGTTCGGCATCGTGCTGGTACTGGACCGGCTCTCGGCACTGATGCTGGTGCTGACCGGCGTCCTCGGGCTCGCGGCCCTGGTGTTCTCGCTGGCTCACTGGCAGCGGGCGGGAGCCCATTTCCATCCGCTGTTCCAGTTCCAGCTGATGGGGCTCAACGGTGCCTTCCTGACCGGCGACCTGTTCAACCTGTTCGTCTTCTTCGAGGTCATGCTGGCCGCCTCGTACGGGCTGGCCCTGCACGGCTCCGGCACCGCCCGCGTCCGGGCCGGGCTGCATTACGTCGCAATCAACCTGCTGGCTTCCCTGCTGTTCCTGATAGGCGTGAGCATGATCTACGGCCTCGCGGGCACGCTCAACATGGCCGACCTGGCGGGCCGGATCGCCGGCCTGCGCGGCGAGGACCGGGCCTTGGTCGAGGCCGGGGCCGCGATCCTGGGCATCGCCTTCCTGGTCAAGGCGGGGATGTGGCCCATGGGCTTCTGGCTGCCGACCACCTACGCCGCGGCCGGCACCGCTTCCGCCGCGATCATCTCGATCCTGAGTAAGGTCGGCATCTACGCCGTGCTCCGGCTGTGGCTGTTGCTGTTCGGCGAGAGCGCGGGAGACTCGGCCGGGTTCGGCGGCACCTGGCTGTTCTTCGGCGGACTGCTGACCATTGCCTTCGGCTCCGTGGCGGTGCTGGCGACGCAGAATATGGCGCGGTTGGCGGGTGCAACCATACTGGTCTCCTCCGGTACACTGCTGGCCGCGATCGGCACCGGCCAGGTCGCGGTGACCGGCGGCGCGCTTTTCTACCTGGCCAGTTCGGTCCCCGCGATCGCCGCGTTCTTCCTGCTGATCGAACTGGTCGAGCGCGGCCGCGAAGTCGGCGCGGACGTCCTAGCCGTGACGCGGGAGGCATTCGGCGAGGCCGAGGAGGAGGATCTGGACGAGGAGGAGGAGGTCGGCGTCGCGATCCCGGCGACCATGGCGATCCTGGGCATGGGCTTCATCGGCTGCGCGCTCCTGCTGGCGGGGTTGCCGCCGCTTTCCGGGTTCCTCGCCAAGTTCGCCATGCTGGCGCCCCTGCTGGGATCCGGCGACGGTGTGCCCTCCACGGCTTGGGTGCTGCTCGCCGCCCTCATCCTGTCCGGTCTGGCGACGATCGTCGCGATGTCCCGCGCCGGCATCGACGCATTCTGGGCGTCGCCGGCGGACGAGGTGCCGCGGGTGCAGGTGACCGAGATCGCTCCGATCATGCTGCTGCTGGCCCTCTGCCTGGTGTTGACCATCCAGGCCGGGCCGGCCCTGCGCTACATGGAAGCGACCGCCCAGTCGCTGCACATGCCACGGGACTACGTCCGGAACGTGCTGCCGGCACTTCAGGCGACGGAACAGGCCGGGCGAGGTGCTCCATGA
- a CDS encoding cytochrome C oxidase subunit IV family protein translates to MTVLARTWAILMGLTAVSLLAGRPGGEGSIGLLGIGLVLMAANFKADQILTHFLGLQRAGSGWRMLFRVMLTLLGMGIFGIYALTPMIAAVSP, encoded by the coding sequence ATGACTGTCCTGGCACGTACCTGGGCCATTCTGATGGGCCTCACAGCCGTTTCCCTCCTGGCCGGAAGACCTGGCGGAGAGGGCAGCATCGGTTTGCTCGGGATCGGTCTCGTGCTGATGGCCGCCAACTTCAAGGCCGACCAGATCCTCACGCACTTCCTCGGCCTTCAGCGCGCCGGATCCGGCTGGCGGATGCTGTTCCGGGTCATGCTCACGCTGCTGGGGATGGGGATATTCGGGATCTATGCGCTGACACCCATGATCGCGGCCGTCTCCCCCTGA
- a CDS encoding helix-turn-helix domain-containing protein encodes MLSPEQCRAARALLDWTQEDLAGRAGISRSTVRGFENGQHELQRASAAMIRMTLEQAGVILIGPDEQGVGVRFQSPHRPDQPNAP; translated from the coding sequence ATGTTGAGCCCTGAACAGTGTCGTGCCGCTCGCGCACTCCTCGACTGGACCCAGGAAGACCTGGCGGGACGTGCCGGCATCAGCCGCAGCACGGTGCGCGGGTTCGAGAATGGCCAGCATGAACTTCAGCGGGCCAGTGCCGCCATGATCCGCATGACCCTGGAACAGGCTGGCGTGATCCTCATCGGCCCCGATGAACAGGGAGTGGGGGTGCGGTTCCAATCACCTCACAGGCCGGATCAGCCAAATGCTCCTTAG